The proteins below come from a single Anguilla rostrata isolate EN2019 chromosome 3, ASM1855537v3, whole genome shotgun sequence genomic window:
- the LOC135251223 gene encoding ankyrin repeat domain-containing protein 46, translating into MSYVFVNDSSQTSVPLLQACIDGDLGYSKRLLETGCDPNIRDSRGRTGLHLAAARGNVEICRFLHKFGADLLATDYQGNTALHLCGHVDTIQFLVSNGLKIDICNHNGSTPLVLAKRRGVNKDAIRLLEGLEEQEVKGFNRGPHSKLETMQMAESESAMESHSLLNPNLQNSEGVLSSFRTTWQEFVEDLGFWRVLLLLVVIALLSLGIAYYVSGVLPFAANQLELVH; encoded by the exons ATGTCTTATGTCTTCGTCAATGACTCGTCTCAAACCAGTGTGCCACTGCTACAGGCGTGCATTGACGGGGACCTAGGCTACTCCAAGCGCCTACTGGAGACAGGCTGCGACCCCAACATTCGGGATAGCCGGGGACGCACCGGCCTGCACCTGGCTGCCGCCCGTGGCAATGTGGAGATTTGCCGCTTCCTGCACAAGTTTGGGGCTGACCTACTGGCTACTGATTACCAGggcaacactgcactgcacctgtGCGGCCATGTGGACACCATCCAATTCCTGGTGTCCAATGGCCTCAAGATTGACATATG TAACCACAATGGGTCAACTCCTCTGGTGCTAGCAAAGAGACGAGGTGTGAACAAGGATGCCATTCGTCTGCTTGAGgggctggaggagcaggaggtgaaGGGCTTCAACCGAGGGCCACACTCCAAGCTGGAGACCATGCAGATGGCTGAGAGTGAGAG TGCTATGGAGAGCCACTCCCTTCTCAACCCCAACCTGCAAAACAGCGAGGGTGTGCTGTCCAGCTTCCGTACCACCTGGCAGGAGTTTGTGGAGGATCTGGGCTTCTGGAGAGTGCTACTCTTGTTGGTGGTCATTGCCCTTCTGTCCCTGGGCATTGCTTACTATGTCAGTGGGGTACTTCCCTTTGCCGCCAACCAGCTGGAGCTGGTGCACTGA
- the LOC135251222 gene encoding transmembrane protein 185A yields the protein MMNLRGLFQDFNPSKFLIYACLLLFSVLLSLRLDGVIQWSYWAVFTPIWLWKLMVIIGASVGTGVWAHNPQYRAEGETCVEFKAMLIAVGIHLLLLIFEVLVCHRIERGSHFWLLVFMPLFFVSPVSVAACVWGFRHDRSLELEILCSVNILQFIFIALRLDKIINWPWLVVCVPLWILMSFLCLVVLYYIVWSVLFLRSMDVIAEQRRTHITMAISWMTIVVPLLTFEILLVHKLDGHNSFSYVPVFVPLWLSLVTLMVTTFGQKGGNHWWFGIRKDFCQFLLELFPFLREYGNISYDLHHEDPEVSEELPAPEPPKIAPMFHKKTGVVITQSPGKYFVPPPKLSIDMPD from the exons ATGATGAATCTTAGAGGATTATTTCAAGATTTCAATCCAAG CAAGTTCCTCATTTACGCATGCCTGttgctgttctctgtgctgctgtctctGCGGTTGGATGGGGTGATCCAGTGGAGTTATTGGGCGGTATTCACGCCCATCTGGCTTTGGAAGCTGATGGTCATCATTGGTGCATCTGTTGGCACGGGAGTCTGGGCCCACAACCCTCAGTACAG GGCAGAGGGGGAGACGTGTGTGGAGTTCAAGGCCATGCTGATAGCTGTGGGGATCCACCTTCTGCTGCTGATATTCGAGGTGCTGGTGTGCCACCGCATCGAGAGGGGCTCCCACTTCTGGCTGCTGGTCTTCATGCCCCTGTTCTTCGTCTCCCCCGTCTCCGTGGCTGCGTGCGTCTGGGGCTTTAGGCACGATCGCTCTCTGGAG CTCGAAATTCTGTGCTCTGTGAACATCCTTCAGTTCATTTTCATCGCCCTTCGGCTGGATAAGATCATTAACTGGCCCTGGCTG gtggtgtgtgtgccactGTGGATCCTCATGTCCTTCCTCTGCCTGGTGGTTCTGTACTACATCGTTTGGTCTGTGCTCTTCCTCCGCTCCATGGATGTCATAGCTGAACAGCGACGCACCCACATCACCATGGCGATCAGCTGGATGACCATCGTTGTGCCCTTGCTCACGTTTGAG ATCCTCCTGGTGCACAAGTTGGATGGCCACAACAGCTTCAGCTATGTCCCAGTGTTTGTGCCTCTGTGGCTGTCCCTTGTCACCTTAATGGTAACAACCTTTGGCCAGAAAGGAGGCAACCACT GGTGGTTTGGCATCCGCAAGGATTTCTGCCAGTTCCTGCTTGAGCTGTTCCCCTTCCTGCGGGAGTACGGCAATATCTCATACGACTTGCATCACGAGGACCCTGAAGTGTCTGAAGAGCTGCCAGCTCCAGAACCGCCCAAGATAGCCCCGATGTTCCACAAGAAGACAGGGGTGGTGATCACACAGAGCCCAGGGAAGTACTTTGTGCCCCCTCCCAAACTGTCTATCGACATGCCTGACTAG